A single window of Pyrus communis chromosome 10, drPyrComm1.1, whole genome shotgun sequence DNA harbors:
- the LOC137747698 gene encoding protein mago nashi homolog — protein sequence MAGEEETSEFYLRYYVGHKGKFGHEFLEFEFRPDGKLRYANNSNYKNDTIIRKEVYVTPAVVRECRRIISESEIMKEDDVNWPEPDRVGRQELEIVMGNEHISFTTSKIGSLVDVQSSKDPEGLRIFYYLVQDLKCFVFSLISLHFKIKPI from the exons ATGGCCGGAGAGGAAGAGACCAGCGAGTTCTACCTGAGGTACTACGTCGGCCACAAGGGCAAGTTCGGCCACGAGTTCCTGGAGTTTGAGTTTCGACCAGACGGCAAGCTCCGGTACGCCAACAATTCTAACTACAAGAACGACACCATCATTCGTAAGGAGGTCTACGTCACGCCCGCCGTCGTCAGGGAGTGCCGTCGTATCATCTCAGAGAGCGAG ATCATGAAGGAAGATGATGTGAACTGGCCAGAACCTGACCGTGTTGGGCGGCAGGAGCTTGAAATTGTAATGGGGAATGAACATATCTCCTTCACTACTTCAAAGATCGGATCACTTGTAGATGTCCAGAGTAGTAAGGATCCTGAAGGTCTTCGCATCTTTTATTATCTCGTTCAG GATCTGAAGTGCTTTGTGTTCTCTCTCATCTCGCTtcacttcaagatcaagccgATATAA